AAGTCCATTTACTATGATCCAATTCCATGCTAATGTCCTCAAGAATATACTTCTTTTTCCCAAATTTTCTTGCATCATTAAGTCTCTGTTTGGCAATCAAACGAACCGGGCCAGAAGAAATTCCAACTGGTACCTTATCAAAGTTTGCTCCATAGTTCTAACAAAATAGGATGTTAAATGGTAAAAGATTtgtaaagagaggaaaaaaaagaaaaaaaaaaggaaaataaccaTGAAAATCATACTTACTGCTAATCCAACTGTAGCACTACATAATGATATGTGATTTAACCCTTcctttaatttgatttttttttcaaaaacaaaatcatattttccATTATCAGCATATTGAGATCCTGAAATTCAAATGTtataaaacaatataattaggtgaaatataaataatgtcTTTGGTTGACAAATGGGTGAGTTATAGATCAAAGAAAAGGGCAAGATTAACAATATGATATGGTGAAATTTAAATACTAGTAATACTTACCAACAAGCTTTCCATTGACGTAGGCATGAATTGCATGTCCACTAGTATGCACTTGTAGTGTTGTCTCTTTGCCCCAAATTGGGTTACTCTTTTTGAGatcaaaactaaaaatgaaaaataaaaataagaatgttgctatgaattaattaattgattattattttttaaatgagaagCAAAAGGCCAAAAGCAAACATAATACCTGGAGTAATACCACAAGTAATCACTGGTATCATTTGTGACAGTCTTTTGGTCCAAGAGTTGTTCAATAGTCATTACACTACCATCAACaaaacctttcttttttatgtgcTCAAAATGATGCTCAGGTCTCCATTTCCATTTCAATACAAAAGGTTCTTCAGCATCATCAGCTTGGTTATCCTTTTTCACCATTATTGATGTTTGAGTGTTAACCTATAAAACAATAATTTGtagttagaaatatattaagtaaagaattagaaaaaaaaaaaaaaacacaattatttttgtaaaatcaTTCACCCTGGCAGTGTTGTACACTTCAGTGCTGCAATCAGGGAGGATAGTAACAGACCAAGCTGGTATTGTATACATGGTGTTTTGAAAGTTAATTGTTGTATTTTCTGACTTCGCATTTCCAAAGAAACAACTTGATTTGCCTTGGTAACTGAAAATTGTGGCCTacaattgaatatatatatatatatatatatatagtgaatcAGTGATATATAATTGCTTCTTTCaagtatttaaaggaaaaaaaaaaaaaaaaaaaaaaaactcaccgaAACCAGAGTCTCATAATTTATATCTCTCACAGAACCCTGAGTTAGAACATCCTCCATAGATTTTAGGATTGAATGAAGTTGCTTTAGATGTCCCCACTTGGGTTGGTTCAAATTACCTACACAAATCATAAggttaaagaaataaaaattgaaaaaaagaaaaaagaaacaaattctataaaaaaaaataaaaataagggttcaaatttttttttttttaattataaatttaccATATTCATCTAAGGGTGCATCATAATCATATGATGTTGTAATGTATGGACCTCCTGCTGTACGTCCAAAATTAGTGCCACCATGGTACTAACAAAGATGGAGAAATCACATTAGTATTTTGAAttgttaattaatatattaaatacttaaaaaacttagaaaaatttttaaatgaaattgacTATTTTGTACCAATACAAAAATATGGGTACCATGTAATAGTTCATAATGGTGCCACGATATTGGAAAAATCTTGCAACAGAGAAAGCAAGATCTTCTGCAGTTCTGTGTGGATCTTTCAAGCCCCAACCCTTGTACCTAAATTCTCAAATGCAATGTAATTAAAAAtccaatatataaattttttttttttgtaaatcaaagaaaatagtaaaaagaTATACCAGCCAGTCCAATTCTCTGTCCAGATTTTAGGACTATTGGGACTGTTTGGCGTGAATTGATCACAATACCACCCATTGCAAGTATTAATCTGCATAAAAATGTGAAGTGAActcaaaaaagtgaaaataatagtaatatacatattttttttttgctaaattaaaatatacacatataattatattgcaacattttatttatttttatttttttattttttgagaatccataCATTGCAACATTTTAGTCATATAAAacgggaaaataaaaaataaataccatTGGTTGTGGAGCATCTGATTGTTGGCACATAATCCAAGGAACACCAATATTGAAAGACTCAGCCAATTTGGCACACCAATTCACGTATTCCTTTCCAGCCTCTCCATACGGGCCCATAATGTTCCCATACTCATTTTCAATCTATCAAGcattcaacaacaacaataacaagtttgcaaaaaaaaaaaaaaaaaaataacaacaataataagtttgcaaataataaattaataataatagtaataaaaactCTATAGATAAATAGGAACTTCatgcagatatatatatatatatatatatattttaaaccttatcgaaaacaataaaaactaaGTATAATTTACTAACCTGAGAAAGAATTATAGGTCCACCTTGTGAAGCAAAGAGATTCTCACGTTTCATCATATCCACGATCAATGTAGTAAAATTTTTCATCTCACTCTAAAATAGTTAAATTTAGAGCaattagaaatattttaaattaagccagaaaagaaaactaataaatataaaaaaatttctaattaccAAGTATAAAGG
The sequence above is drawn from the Quercus robur chromosome 7, dhQueRobu3.1, whole genome shotgun sequence genome and encodes:
- the LOC126692022 gene encoding beta-galactosidase 15-like, giving the protein MASFTRFLLLFTAFSLFMPSLSIDVSYDGRSLKIDGEPKIILSGSIHYPRSTPEMWQPLIQKAKEGGIDAIETYVFWNAHEPLRRQYDFSGNLDLVRFIKTIQSEGLYAVLRIGPYTCAEWNYGGLPVWLHNIPGIQLRTANPLYLSEMKNFTTLIVDMMKRENLFASQGGPIILSQIENEYGNIMGPYGEAGKEYVNWCAKLAESFNIGVPWIMCQQSDAPQPMINTCNGWYCDQFTPNSPNSPKIWTENWTGWYKGWGLKDPHRTAEDLAFSVARFFQYRGTIMNYYMYHGGTNFGRTAGGPYITTSYDYDAPLDEYGNLNQPKWGHLKQLHSILKSMEDVLTQGSVRDINYETLVSATIFSYQGKSSCFFGNAKSENTTINFQNTMYTIPAWSVTILPDCSTEVYNTARVNTQTSIMVKKDNQADDAEEPFVLKWKWRPEHHFEHIKKKGFVDGSVMTIEQLLDQKTVTNDTSDYLWYYSSFDLKKSNPIWGKETTLQVHTSGHAIHAYVNGKLVGSQYADNGKYDFVFEKKIKLKEGLNHISLCSATVGLANYGANFDKVPVGISSGPVRLIAKQRLNDARKFGKKKYILEDISMELDHSKWTYKVGLHGEEELKLQDPYFSQHQKWSQGPVPTNRMFVWYKTTFKAPIGSDPVVVDLMGLGKGHAWVNGHSIGRYWPSYLAGEDGCSSECDYRGSYSNSKCLTNCGKPSQRWYHVPRSFLRDDENTLILFEEAGGYPFDVKFQTVTVGKACANAYEGNTLELSCQGGSAISEIKFASFGLPEGACGSFRTGSCESSNALSIIQKECLGKERCSLDVSEKSLGPTGCKATNRLAVEVIC